From Micromonospora echinospora:
GCCGCAGGGCGGCGCTGCCCTGCGTCGGGAACTCGCGCGCCCCCCGGGCGTGAGTGGCCTCCCGGCGGTCGGTCGAAGTCGTGTCCCGCGTGGTGCGCTGCGCCGCGGTCCGGCCCCCCGACCGCGGTGCGCGCTGCCCGACGGCTCCCCGGCCGTCGCGCTTCTCGACGTTCATGTCCCCTCCCCCTCCTCGTCCGTCCCGATCCCGTCCCCCGGAGCCGACGCGGGGTCCGTCACGGACCCCGGTGACCCCGTCCCCGGTTGGTGCATCGCCTTCACCCGGCGGCGGTACCGTTCGCGGTCGGTACGCCCCTGCTGGGCCGCCTCCGGGTCGAGCCGTTCCGCTGCCCGCAGCCGCACCGAGGCGGCGCGCGGATTCGCGGCGACCTCCGCCTCCCCGGGCAGCTCGGCGCCCCGGCTCAACAGCCGGAACGTCGGGCCCGACCCGGGCAGTTCGACCGGGAGGTCGACCGGGCCCTTACTGCGGACCCGGTCGGCGAGCGCGTGCTTGGTGAGCCGGTCCTCCAGCGAGTGGTAGGACAGGACCACCATGCGGCCGCCCACTGTGAGCTTGTCCAGAGCGGCCGGCAGCGCTGTCTCCAGCACTGCCAGCTCTCTGTTTACCTCGATCCTCAAAGCCTGAAACGTTCTCTTTGCCGGGTGTCCACCAGTTCGTCGGGCCGGTGCCGGGATGCTCTCCCGGACCAGCTCGGCCAGCCGGGCCGACGACGTGATCCGGGCCCGCTCCCGTTCCCGGATGATCGCCGAGGCGATCTTCCCGGCGAACTTCTCCTCGCCGTACACCCGCAGCAGGCGGGCCAGGTCCGGGTGGGAGTAGGTGTTGACCACCTCCTCGGCGGTCACCCCCCGGGTCTGGTCCATCCGCATGTCCAGCGGCGCGTCCTGCGCGTACGCGAACCCGCGGTCGGGCGCGTCGAGTTGCAGGGACGAGACGCCGAGGTCGAACAGCACCCCGTCGACGGCCGGGTAACCGAGCCGGTCGAGCACCTCGGGCAGCTCGTCATAGACGGCGTGCTCCAGGTGGATCCGGTCGGCGAACCGGGCCAGGCGGACCCGCGCGTGGGCGAGCGCCTCGGTGTCCCGGTCCAGGCCGATCAGCACCGTGTCCGGATGCGCCGTGAGCACCGCCTCGGCGTGCCCGGCCAAGCCGAGCGTGGCGTCGACGTGGACGGTGCGACCGGGCCGGCCCAGTGCGGGGGCCAGCAGCTCGAGACACCGCTCGAGCAGCACCGGCACGTGCGTGCCGCGTAGCTCCCCCATCTCGACCCCCACCCCGTTCGTCAACCGTTCCGTCACGTGTCCGTCGTCGCCACGGCGCCTCGCCATACCGCCAGATCCCCATCCGCTCCCGCCCGCCGGAGGCCGCGGCCCTCCGTGTCGGATCGTGCGCCTGGCACCGGGGAAGGGGTGCCAGGAACTCGAAAGCGGCTGGAGATCTCGCAGTACGTCGGGCGCCGTCACGCCCTACAGACCGCCGGGCAGCACCCCCTCCTCGATGTCGGCGAAGTCGTCTTCGCTCTCCGCGAGGTAGGCCTCCCAGGCCGCCCTGTCCCAGATCTCCACCCGGGTGCTCGCCCCGATCACGACCAGATCCCGGTCCAGTGCCGCGTACGACCGCAGGTGGCCGGGAATGGTGACCCGCCCCTGCTTGTCCGGCACCTCGTCGTGCGCGCTGGCGAAGAAGACCCGGCTGTAGGCCCGGGCCGCCTTGCTCGTCATCGGCTGCGCGCGCAACTGGTCGGCGATCCGCTGGAACTCGGGCATCGGGAAGACGTAGAGGCAGCGCTCCTGCCCTTTGGTGATCACGACACCCCCCGCCAGTTCGTCCCGGAACTTCGCCGGCAGGATCAACCGGCCTTTGTCGTCCAGGCGCGGAGTGTGGGTGCCGAGGAACATCGGCCCAACCCCCTCGCCCTGAGCGGCGTTCGCGGCGCCGCTGACCCCCCGGGCCGGTGTGGCCCTCCCGGCCTCACCATCGCGCCCCACTCTACTCCACTTCCCTCCACCTGCAACCAGAATCGCCCGCGCGGCGTGGCGTTTCCGCGCGCAAAACAGCACGTCAACGCGGGTGGGGCGGAGTGGAGGGGGCGGGGAGCGCCCGGCACCGTCCGCTACCCGACATCGACCGACGCCGTCCGGCCCAGCGCGCTCCGGCCGTCCGCCGCGCCGTCCCCGGCCGAACGGTTCGCCGTCGGCGGCGATCTGGTGAGGGTGGCGGTCCGGTAACCTCGCTCGCGTGACGGACGCGAAGATGCCCTTGCGGGCAAAGGTGGCCAGC
This genomic window contains:
- the rsmH gene encoding 16S rRNA (cytosine(1402)-N(4))-methyltransferase RsmH, producing MGELRGTHVPVLLERCLELLAPALGRPGRTVHVDATLGLAGHAEAVLTAHPDTVLIGLDRDTEALAHARVRLARFADRIHLEHAVYDELPEVLDRLGYPAVDGVLFDLGVSSLQLDAPDRGFAYAQDAPLDMRMDQTRGVTAEEVVNTYSHPDLARLLRVYGEEKFAGKIASAIIRERERARITSSARLAELVRESIPAPARRTGGHPAKRTFQALRIEVNRELAVLETALPAALDKLTVGGRMVVLSYHSLEDRLTKHALADRVRSKGPVDLPVELPGSGPTFRLLSRGAELPGEAEVAANPRAASVRLRAAERLDPEAAQQGRTDRERYRRRVKAMHQPGTGSPGSVTDPASAPGDGIGTDEEGEGT
- the mraZ gene encoding division/cell wall cluster transcriptional repressor MraZ, which codes for MFLGTHTPRLDDKGRLILPAKFRDELAGGVVITKGQERCLYVFPMPEFQRIADQLRAQPMTSKAARAYSRVFFASAHDEVPDKQGRVTIPGHLRSYAALDRDLVVIGASTRVEIWDRAAWEAYLAESEDDFADIEEGVLPGGL